The genomic DNA AAATATGGGACAAGTCCAAGATTACGAAGACGTTCGAGAACATGACGGTCGAAAGCGTGCTCAAAGGCAAGCGGTACGTCGAAACCGAGCCACGGTGGGTCGGCTCCTCGCCCTTCTAGCGGGCGCCTCCCTCGCCACTTCGGCGTGCGCGCCTCCCTCCCCGCTGGAGTTCGACTCCGCCAAAGCGTGGTCCCACCTGATCAAGCAGTGCGACTTCGGGCCCCGCGTTCCCGGTACGGACGCCCACCTCAAAGCGCGCGACTACATCCAAGAGGCGATGAAGCAGTCGTGCGACAACGTCCGCCTTCAAGAGTTCACCCACATCTGGTCGCAGACGAACAAGAAGGTCACGATGTGGAACATCCTCGGCGACCAGAACTGGAAGGACGCCAAGACGAGGGTCGTGCTGGTCGCCCACTGGGATTCGCGACCCTACGCCGACCAGGACCCCGGGAGCGCCAACCGATCCAAGCCCGTGCTGGGCGCGAACGATGGCGCCAGCGGCGTGGCCGTCCTGCTCGAGCTCATGCGCGTCCTGAAGGGCCGGCACCCCGATCTGGGCATCCTGTACCTCATGACCGATGGCGAGGATCTCGGTCCGGGCCTCGACGAGATGTTCCTCGGCGCCAGCGCGTTCATGAAGAGCCTTCCCGACCCGCGTCCGGAATACGGGATTCTGATCGACATGGTCGGCGTGAAGAACGTGCGCATCCCGATGGAGATGAACAGCTTCGGCTACGCGGAATCGCTCCTGCGAGATTTCTACGCGCACGCCCAGAAGATCGCGCCGCGGACGTTCCCGATGGTGTACGGACAGTTGATCGAAGACGACCACATTCCGATGAACAAGGCCGGGCTGCCGACGATCGACCTCATCGACTTCAACCACCTCGACCACTGGCACACCGTCACGGACACCCCCGAGAACTGTTCGCCCGAGTCTCTGAGGGCCGTGGGGCAGACGCTCGAGAGCTGGCTGACCCAAGATCCTCCGTACCGCTTCAAGCGGTAGGCTAACAGAGCGTCCAAAGTTTCACGCAGAGGGCGCAAAGTGGACTCTCTTTGACACCCAAGATCTAGAACATGCTCACTCCCTTTGACTGGCAAGAAGCGATCGGACACCGCGCCCAATTCGTCGAGGCTCGCCTCGAGTCGGGATCGCCCGTGCTCGCAGCGTCCCTGAACGAGGGCGTCTTGATGCTCACCTACCGTCGCCAGGCGCGCAAGATCTACGAGATCTACGACCGGCTCGCATACGGCGCCATCGGCCAACAAAGCGACGTCGAGAACCTGCGGATGGGCGCCATCGAGTTCGCTCACATGGAGGGATACAACCGCTCCACCCGCGACGTCACGATCCAGCGCGTCGTCACCGCGCTCAGCTCCCCGCTCAAGAAGACGTTCTCGGACTTCTCCTCGGCGCCCGTCGTCGCACGCTCCTTCTTCGCGCAGGTGTGCGAGTCGATTCCCGGCGATCGCTACTACATCGTGGATTACGACGGGGACTACCAGGAGCGGACGCACTACGGGTTCGTCGCGGGCTCGAATCACGGAGCAGAGCGGATCAACAAGCAGATGAAGGCCCTGCGCTTTCGACAGATGGGCGTCGAAGAGGCGCGCGAGGCCCTCCGCAACGCCTGGGCCCTTGGGATGGAGGATGGCGAGCGCTCGGTGAAAGAGCTCACGCGGGGCCTCACCGAAGAGGTGGTCCTGCTCGAAAGGAACCCCAAAGGCGCCAACCGCTTCCGCATCGAGTTCTAAGGCCCGCTTGCCATGCCCTATTCCCCGGACTTGATCCGCACCCTGGCGAGGCGGCACGGGATCGAGGGCGAACCGGCGCTTCTTCCGTCGGGCGGCATGGTCAACGAGGCGTGGCTTGTGGGAGACGCGCACGTGCTGCGCATCGCCGTGGCCGAAGGGTGCGATGACGAGGCGGCCCGCGAAGAGGCCGTCATGCCCTTGGTTCTGGAGGCGGGCATCTGCGCGCCGAGGCTCGTCGGCTGCGACCTGAAGGTCGAGCACGCGCCGCGCCCGTACACGATTTGGGAACGCGCATCCGGCGTCCTCCTCGGTTACTGCAAGGACGATCCGCGAAGTTATCAACCCGCATTCACCGAAATCGGGCGACAAATCGCACGGCTCGGCCGAATCCTCCCGCCCCCCGACGTGCTCCCCCATCTGCGCCGCTGCAAACGTGGCGACCCGCGCCAATCGCTGCGGCGCGCCGTGGCGCGCGACCGGATCGGCTCGCGAGACGCCGACGAAATCGGTCGTTGGATCGAGGCCGTGCAACCGCAACTCGGGCGGTGCAGGCGGCGCGTCCTCCTGCACCAGGACATTCACCCCTGGAACGTGTTCGTCGACCCCGAGACGCGCCAACTGACCGCGCTCATCGATTGGGGGGACGCCGCGATCGGCGATCCCGCCTTCGAGTTCGCATCCATGCCCGTCTTCGCGTTGCCCGCCATGCTCGAGGGCTACCGCGCCGAGGGAGGTGCGCCGGACAAGGGCTTCGTCGCCCGGGCCCTTTGGAACGGCCTTTCCCTTGCCCTTTGGGAGATCCGCGAACTCGATCCCGAACTCTACGACCCTCGCTGGTGGCGTTTCGGACCCGATGGGTGGCCAAAGCTGCGCGAGACGATGTCCGAACTCTTCGGTATTGGTTTCTAGACGCAGGTAGCCTTCCCAGGATGATCGGCGCCTGGCTCCTCGCATGGTCGTTGGTACTGTCCGGCTCCTTCGAGGCGGACCTCGCGCTCGCGCTTCGGGACTCCCCCCTCACGGGGACGGCCTTTCACAGGACGGTCCTTGAGACGATGAAGGCCCACTCGCTGGTCGTTCCGTACAGCCGAAGCAAGCAGGGTCCCATCGCGCGGACACTGGTCGACGACTCGGCACGGATCGTCTGGGGGAACGCGGGCTACAACCGCACGGGTTGCGATCAGTACGTGATTTGGCGGGAGAAGGAAGCGCTCCGCGTCCAGAAGCTACCTCGACCCCAAGGAGAGGACTCCGACTGGGTTCTCTTCGAACCTCCGGTGCTCCGGGGCGACGAGCTCGTTCAGTGCGGCGATGCCTCCGCCGAAGGCAACTGGTCTCGGCCCAACGTCCGGATCTATGCCAATCAGGGCGGCAAGTGGGAGCTTGAGCAGTCTCTTTTTCCTGGGGACGCCATGTCCGCCCAGGGCACGACGTTTCTTCGACGGCATGGAACCATCGACCCGAACGTCGTCGTGTCGATGACACGCGTCTACCCGAAGTACCTCAATGCCGCCCATGTGGGGCCTCTCTTGATCCACGACCTCCGATTCACGCGTTCGGCAAGCGCATTCAAGCAGACTCTGGACCAGAGGCGCGAGACACCACTTGCCACCCTCGAGGACCTCTCGCGAGCCTACGTCGCAG from Fimbriimonadaceae bacterium includes the following:
- a CDS encoding M28 family peptidase codes for the protein MGRLLALLAGASLATSACAPPSPLEFDSAKAWSHLIKQCDFGPRVPGTDAHLKARDYIQEAMKQSCDNVRLQEFTHIWSQTNKKVTMWNILGDQNWKDAKTRVVLVAHWDSRPYADQDPGSANRSKPVLGANDGASGVAVLLELMRVLKGRHPDLGILYLMTDGEDLGPGLDEMFLGASAFMKSLPDPRPEYGILIDMVGVKNVRIPMEMNSFGYAESLLRDFYAHAQKIAPRTFPMVYGQLIEDDHIPMNKAGLPTIDLIDFNHLDHWHTVTDTPENCSPESLRAVGQTLESWLTQDPPYRFKR
- a CDS encoding aminoglycoside phosphotransferase family protein — translated: MPYSPDLIRTLARRHGIEGEPALLPSGGMVNEAWLVGDAHVLRIAVAEGCDDEAAREEAVMPLVLEAGICAPRLVGCDLKVEHAPRPYTIWERASGVLLGYCKDDPRSYQPAFTEIGRQIARLGRILPPPDVLPHLRRCKRGDPRQSLRRAVARDRIGSRDADEIGRWIEAVQPQLGRCRRRVLLHQDIHPWNVFVDPETRQLTALIDWGDAAIGDPAFEFASMPVFALPAMLEGYRAEGGAPDKGFVARALWNGLSLALWEIRELDPELYDPRWWRFGPDGWPKLRETMSELFGIGF